Proteins encoded by one window of Fusarium graminearum PH-1 chromosome 1, whole genome shotgun sequence:
- a CDS encoding 40S ribosomal protein S6-B, with amino-acid sequence MKLNISYPANGSQKLIDIEDERKVRVFMDKRMGAEVPGDSVGDEFKGYIFRITGGNDKQGFPMKQGVMHPTRVRLLLSEGHSCYRPRRTGERKRKSVRGCIVAMDLSVLALSIVKQGDADIPGLTDVVHPKRLGPKRATKIRKFFGLTKDDDVRKYVIRREVQPKGEGKSPYTKAPRIQRLVTPQRLQHKRHRAALKRRQAEKVKDEANEYAQVLAKRIAEAKVNKADARKRRASSMRK; translated from the exons ATGAAG TTGAACATCAGCTACCCTGCCAATGGCAGccagaagctcatcgacaTTGAGGATGAGCGCAAGGTCCGTGTCTTCATGGACAAGCGC ATGGGCGCTGAGGTTCCCGGTGACTCCGTCGGCGATGAGTTCAAGGGCTACATCTTCCGCATCACCGGTGGAAACGACAAGCAGGGTTTCCCCATGAAGCAGGGTGTCATGCACCCTACCCGTGtccgcctcctcctctctgAGGGTCACTCCTGCTACCGCCCCCGCCGCACTGGTGAGCGCAAGAGAAAGTCTGTCCGTGGCTGCATCGTCGCCATGGATCTTTCCGTCCTTGCTCTCAGCATTGTCAAGCAGGGTGATGCTGATATCCCCGGCCTCACCGACGTCGTTCACCCCAAGCGCCTTGGTCCCAAGCGTGCCACCAAGATCCGCAAGTTCTTCGGCCTCACCAAGGATGACGAT GTCCGCAAGTACGTTATTCGACGAGAGGTTCAGCCCAAGGGTGAGGGTAAGTCCCCTTACACCAAGGCTCCTCGCATTCAGCGACTTGTCACCCCCCAGCGTCTGCAGCACAAGCGTCACCGTGCTGCTCTCAAGCGACGACAGGccgagaaggtcaaggacgAGGCC AACGAGTATGCCCAGGTCCTGGCCAAGCGTATtgccgaggccaaggtcaacaaggccGATGCCCGCAAGCGACGTGCCAGCTCTATGCGCAAGTAA